Proteins encoded by one window of Chondromyces crocatus:
- the hemB gene encoding porphobilinogen synthase, which translates to MFPTKRPRRLRRTPAIRALVRETTLTPTDLILPLFFHETLTEPRPISTMPGVAQLPVAEAAAQARLAKEHGIGGVILFGLPKEKDPIGAAAYDPNGPVPRAVKAMKDAVPELLVITDVCVDEYTDHGHCGVLKPDARGEMDVDNDATLEVLARAAVVHAQAGADVVAPSDMMDGRVGALRRALDAESLTSTAILSYAVKYASSFYGPFREAADCAPKFGDRAGYQMDPGNAREALREAALDEEEGADMLMVKPALTYLDILAKVREASPLPLGAYNVSGEFAMIKAASERGMIDERRAVLELLTSIRRAGADFILTYHALDAARWIG; encoded by the coding sequence GTGTTTCCGACCAAGCGGCCCCGCAGGCTCCGGCGCACCCCCGCCATCCGCGCGCTCGTGCGCGAGACGACGCTGACGCCGACGGATCTGATCCTCCCTCTCTTTTTTCACGAGACACTCACCGAGCCCCGTCCGATCAGCACCATGCCCGGGGTGGCCCAGCTCCCGGTCGCCGAGGCGGCAGCGCAGGCCCGGCTCGCGAAGGAGCACGGGATCGGCGGCGTGATCCTGTTCGGGCTGCCGAAGGAAAAGGATCCCATCGGCGCTGCCGCCTACGATCCGAACGGCCCGGTGCCGCGGGCGGTGAAGGCGATGAAGGACGCCGTGCCGGAACTCCTGGTGATCACCGACGTGTGCGTCGACGAGTACACCGACCACGGCCACTGCGGGGTGTTGAAGCCCGATGCGCGCGGCGAGATGGACGTGGACAACGACGCGACGCTGGAGGTGCTCGCACGGGCAGCGGTGGTCCACGCGCAAGCAGGCGCGGACGTGGTGGCACCGAGCGACATGATGGATGGACGGGTGGGCGCGCTCCGGCGCGCGCTCGACGCGGAGTCACTGACGTCGACGGCGATCCTGTCCTACGCGGTGAAGTACGCTTCGAGCTTCTACGGCCCCTTCCGCGAGGCGGCCGACTGCGCCCCGAAGTTCGGCGACCGCGCCGGCTACCAGATGGACCCGGGCAACGCCCGCGAGGCACTGCGGGAGGCCGCGCTCGACGAAGAGGAGGGCGCGGACATGCTGATGGTCAAGCCCGCGCTGACGTACCTGGACATCCTCGCCAAGGTGCGCGAGGCGTCGCCGCTGCCACTCGGCGCGTACAACGTGAGCGGGGAGTTCGCGATGATCAAGGCCGCGAGCGAGCGGGGGATGATCGACGAGCGCCGCGCGGTGCTGGAACTCTTGACGTCGATCCGGCGCGCCGGAGCCGACTTCATCCTGACCTACCACGCGCTCGACGCGGCCCGATGGATCGGGTGA
- a CDS encoding RNA polymerase sigma factor, whose translation MTTPAAQPVQHLLRDLAPQVLGAVVRRFGDFAASEDAAQEALIAAATQWPREGVPENPRAWLVHVASRRMTDHVRAESARRRREAFVVSLIPLEDQLALAPDEDDAQPRDDTLDLLFMCCHPALSPSSAIALTLRAIGGLTTAEIARAFLMPEATMAQRISRAKQTIKTSGVPFLVPTPEERAARLGAVTHVLYLIFNEGYTASAGPALHRTDLSSEALRLARMLLHLVPDDTEVAGLLALMLLTDARRAARTTAEGELVPLDEQDRALWDQDAICEGVALLSATLPRGAVGPYQLQAAIAAVHDEAPTADATDWPQILGLYELLQRMTPNPMVALNHAIATAMVHGPAAGLSCLDAIADDPRLREHHRLDAVRAHLLERAGDPAGAIRHYRRGAERATSLPERNYLLVRAARVAEGSPEER comes from the coding sequence GTGACGACCCCTGCCGCCCAGCCCGTCCAGCACCTCCTGCGTGACCTCGCGCCGCAGGTGCTGGGTGCGGTGGTCCGGAGGTTCGGCGACTTCGCCGCCTCCGAGGACGCCGCTCAGGAAGCCTTGATCGCCGCGGCCACCCAGTGGCCACGCGAGGGCGTGCCCGAGAACCCGCGCGCCTGGCTCGTCCACGTCGCATCCCGGCGCATGACCGATCATGTCCGCGCCGAGTCCGCGCGCCGCCGCCGCGAAGCGTTCGTCGTCAGCCTCATCCCCCTCGAAGATCAGCTCGCCCTCGCGCCGGACGAAGACGACGCCCAACCGCGCGACGACACCCTCGACCTCCTCTTCATGTGCTGCCACCCGGCGCTCTCTCCCTCCTCGGCCATCGCGCTCACCTTGCGCGCCATCGGCGGCCTGACCACCGCCGAGATCGCCAGGGCCTTCCTGATGCCCGAGGCGACGATGGCCCAGCGCATCAGCCGCGCGAAGCAGACCATCAAGACCTCCGGCGTACCCTTCCTGGTGCCCACGCCCGAGGAGCGCGCCGCGAGGCTCGGCGCCGTCACCCACGTGCTCTACCTGATCTTCAACGAAGGCTACACCGCGAGCGCCGGCCCCGCGCTTCACCGCACCGACCTCTCCAGCGAAGCGCTGCGGCTCGCGCGCATGCTCCTTCACCTCGTCCCCGACGACACCGAGGTGGCCGGCCTGCTCGCGCTCATGCTCCTGACCGACGCGCGGCGCGCCGCCCGGACCACCGCCGAGGGCGAACTCGTCCCGCTCGACGAACAGGACCGCGCCCTCTGGGATCAGGACGCGATCTGCGAGGGTGTCGCGCTTCTCTCTGCGACCCTGCCGCGCGGCGCGGTCGGCCCTTACCAGCTCCAGGCCGCGATCGCCGCCGTGCATGACGAGGCGCCCACCGCCGACGCCACCGACTGGCCCCAGATCCTCGGCCTGTACGAGCTCTTGCAGCGCATGACCCCGAACCCCATGGTGGCGCTCAACCACGCCATCGCCACGGCGATGGTCCACGGCCCGGCGGCGGGCCTCTCCTGTCTCGACGCCATCGCCGACGATCCTCGCCTTCGTGAACACCATCGCCTCGACGCGGTCCGGGCGCACCTGCTGGAGCGCGCGGGCGATCCTGCGGGGGCCATCAGGCACTACAGGCGCGGCGCCGAGCGCGCCACGAGTCTCCCCGAACGCAACTACCTCCTGGTCCGCGCCGCGCGCGTGGCCGAAGGTTCGCCCGAGGAGCGGTGA
- a CDS encoding YciI family protein: MKYILMMNTPTGGAYQIASWPQQDIKAHIAFMMNFAQKLGASGELVAAEGLAGPEQAKLVRAGKNGEPITDGVFPETKEFLAGYWIVDVESPERAYAIAAEASAAPGPGGVPLDMGIEVRQVMSAPPPDLT; the protein is encoded by the coding sequence ATGAAATACATCCTGATGATGAACACCCCGACCGGCGGCGCCTACCAGATCGCGAGCTGGCCTCAGCAGGACATCAAGGCCCACATCGCCTTCATGATGAACTTCGCCCAGAAGCTCGGCGCCTCGGGTGAGCTCGTGGCGGCCGAGGGCCTGGCGGGACCGGAGCAAGCCAAGCTCGTGCGCGCCGGCAAGAACGGCGAGCCCATCACCGATGGCGTCTTCCCCGAGACGAAGGAGTTCCTCGCGGGCTACTGGATCGTGGACGTCGAGAGCCCCGAGCGCGCCTACGCCATCGCGGCGGAGGCCTCTGCTGCGCCTGGACCGGGCGGCGTTCCCCTCGACATGGGCATCGAGGTGCGCCAGGTCATGAGCGCGCCGCCCCCCGACCTCACGTGA
- a CDS encoding dihydrofolate reductase family protein, whose product MRKIVMFNRVTADGYVAGADGGLDWVVPDEAIDRAGVESMPASDTILFGRRTYEMFESFWPNALGDAATAPDPHAEGRRTEGLHAMAVWIQEATKIVFSRTRKEVTWKNSQLLHEFDPEAIAALKQQPGKDMMVFGSGAIASQLLEHGLVDEVHFVVGPMLLGSGRSLLGGVTRRTPLKLLEAKPYPSGNVVLRYACSG is encoded by the coding sequence ATGCGGAAGATCGTGATGTTCAACCGGGTGACGGCGGACGGGTACGTCGCAGGGGCCGACGGGGGGCTGGACTGGGTGGTGCCCGATGAGGCGATCGATCGGGCGGGCGTGGAGAGCATGCCAGCGTCCGACACGATCCTGTTCGGGCGGCGGACGTACGAGATGTTCGAGAGCTTCTGGCCCAACGCCCTCGGGGATGCCGCAACGGCGCCTGATCCTCACGCCGAGGGGCGACGCACCGAGGGGCTGCACGCCATGGCGGTGTGGATTCAAGAGGCGACCAAGATCGTCTTTTCGCGTACCCGGAAGGAGGTGACGTGGAAGAACTCGCAGCTCCTTCACGAGTTCGATCCAGAGGCCATCGCGGCGCTGAAGCAGCAGCCAGGCAAGGACATGATGGTCTTCGGGAGCGGCGCGATCGCGTCGCAGCTTCTCGAGCACGGGCTGGTCGACGAGGTTCACTTCGTCGTCGGTCCGATGCTGCTCGGGAGCGGTCGCAGCTTGCTCGGTGGGGTGACGAGACGCACGCCGTTGAAGCTGCTGGAGGCGAAGCCTTACCCGTCAGGGAACGTGGTGCTGCGGTACGCTTGCTCGGGGTAG